In one window of Polaromonas naphthalenivorans CJ2 DNA:
- a CDS encoding DUF883 family protein: MNTNSPSNMVRDAVPAMQKASEGMMDSASKALESTREHANQALDKAESKVRELRGSVDPMVDMLASKAQKMARQSLDMASEAKERAEKSLKQAADATTRYVSEQPMRSVLIAAAVGAAVALLVSSSRHRNRNRY, from the coding sequence ATGAATACAAATAGCCCCTCAAACATGGTCCGTGATGCTGTTCCTGCAATGCAGAAGGCTTCTGAAGGCATGATGGATTCAGCCAGCAAGGCTTTGGAGTCAACGCGCGAGCATGCCAACCAAGCGCTTGACAAGGCCGAAAGCAAGGTTCGCGAACTGCGCGGCAGTGTTGATCCAATGGTTGACATGCTGGCATCCAAGGCGCAAAAGATGGCTCGCCAGAGTCTGGACATGGCTTCCGAAGCCAAGGAACGCGCCGAAAAATCACTCAAACAGGCCGCTGATGCGACCACCCGGTATGTTTCCGAGCAACCCATGCGCTCCGTGCTGATTGCAGCAGCGGTCGGTGCAGCGGTTGCCCTGCTGGTGTCTTCTTCGCGCCATCGCAACCGCAATCGTTACTGA
- a CDS encoding sensor histidine kinase, whose translation MKKFATLKTAISLPLAVLAAAFMIFINETSFQQSTKAVSNMEQAQQTRSAITRLVRQVLDAETGQRGYLLTGDPRYLEPYRSAVGDITENLNLLRQIFVSQPALSGDFDTLSRHVSRKMAEMDLSVRMRKEGNDDGWKFVLTTDVGKEEMEAIRIQSDKLSASSIQQMEQGQAQIKKALQLSRIGIATTALVGLLAFYMYLMQNKALIASGQREQESLERERDLLEKQVRERTASLAELATHLQNVREEERGHLARELHDELGALLTAAKLDVARIKSRLAGNLPEASERLEHLTSTLNTGIALKRRIVEDLRPSSLSHLGLVASLEILAREFEERSGLSITTDLETVELGGSAQLTVYRLVQESLTNIAKYANATQVEISVHNFDNFITVDVKDNGKGFKLESIGPGSHGLAGMRHRVEAAGGKLTVASAEGRGTQVGAVLPKSQ comes from the coding sequence TTGAAAAAATTTGCCACGCTCAAAACGGCCATCAGCCTGCCGCTGGCCGTGCTGGCCGCAGCCTTCATGATTTTCATCAATGAAACGAGCTTTCAACAGTCCACCAAGGCCGTCAGCAACATGGAGCAGGCCCAGCAGACACGCAGCGCCATCACCCGACTGGTGCGCCAGGTGCTGGACGCGGAAACCGGTCAGCGCGGCTACCTGCTGACAGGCGATCCTCGCTATCTGGAGCCTTACCGTTCGGCGGTAGGCGATATTACCGAAAACCTCAACCTTCTGCGGCAGATCTTTGTCTCCCAGCCTGCGCTGTCTGGTGACTTCGACACCCTGTCGCGTCATGTGTCGCGCAAGATGGCCGAGATGGACCTGAGCGTGCGCATGCGCAAGGAGGGCAATGATGATGGCTGGAAATTTGTGCTGACGACCGATGTAGGCAAGGAAGAGATGGAAGCCATCCGGATTCAATCCGACAAACTGTCGGCCAGCAGCATCCAGCAAATGGAACAGGGCCAGGCGCAGATCAAGAAAGCACTGCAGCTTTCACGCATTGGGATTGCCACCACGGCGCTGGTCGGACTGCTGGCTTTTTACATGTACCTGATGCAAAACAAGGCTCTCATTGCCTCGGGCCAGCGCGAGCAGGAGTCTCTGGAGCGCGAGCGCGACCTGCTCGAAAAACAGGTCAGGGAACGTACCGCCAGCTTGGCCGAACTGGCAACCCATCTGCAAAATGTGCGTGAAGAAGAACGCGGCCACCTGGCGCGTGAATTGCACGATGAACTGGGCGCACTGCTGACGGCCGCAAAGCTCGATGTTGCCAGGATCAAATCCCGCCTGGCCGGCAACCTGCCGGAAGCCTCGGAACGGCTTGAACACCTGACCAGCACGCTCAACACCGGCATTGCCCTGAAGCGGCGCATTGTTGAAGACCTTCGGCCCTCGTCACTTTCCCATCTGGGCCTGGTGGCATCCCTTGAAATTTTGGCGCGCGAATTTGAGGAACGTTCCGGACTTTCCATTACCACCGATCTGGAAACCGTCGAACTCGGCGGATCGGCGCAACTGACCGTTTACCGGCTGGTTCAGGAGTCGCTGACCAATATCGCCAAATATGCCAATGCAACCCAGGTAGAAATCAGCGTGCACAACTTCGACAATTTCATCACCGTGGATGTCAAGGACAACGGCAAAGGCTTCAAGCTGGAAAGCATTGGGCCGGGAAGCCATGGACTGGCCGGCATGCGTCACAGGGTGGAAGCTGCCGGTGGAAAGTTGACGGTTGCCAGCGCTGAAGGCAGAGGAACCCAGGTCGGTGCCGTGCTGCCCAAATCGCAGTGA
- a CDS encoding DUF1328 domain-containing protein: MLHYSVVFLVIALIAAVFGFGGIAAGAVEIAKILFFLFAIMAIVSFVVSLIKKN; this comes from the coding sequence ATGTTGCACTATTCAGTCGTCTTTCTGGTGATCGCCCTGATTGCTGCCGTCTTCGGTTTTGGTGGAATTGCAGCAGGTGCCGTTGAAATTGCCAAGATTCTCTTCTTCCTGTTCGCTATCATGGCAATTGTCAGTTTTGTTGTCAGCCTGATCAAAAAAAATTAG